One Pullulanibacillus sp. KACC 23026 DNA segment encodes these proteins:
- the purC gene encoding phosphoribosylaminoimidazolesuccinocarboxamide synthase, translating to MTELLYEGKAKRLYSTDQEFVLRVAYKDDATAFNGEKHAVLTGKGQLNNEISTIMFERLAQAGVPNHFIQKISDNEQLVKAVTIVPIEVIVRNIAAGSMAKRLGLEEGRALKQPIVEFCYKRDDLGDPLITVDHVYELELATPEEVSLLTTMALKVNQVLINYFNDFNITLVDFKLEFGRLKETGELVLADEVSPDTCRLWDKTTGERLDKDVFRKNIGNLQEAYGKLLERIGGNA from the coding sequence ATGACGGAATTGCTTTATGAAGGAAAGGCAAAGCGCCTTTATTCAACAGATCAGGAATTTGTGCTTCGGGTGGCTTATAAAGATGATGCAACTGCATTTAACGGAGAAAAACATGCGGTGCTTACAGGGAAAGGGCAACTCAATAATGAGATCAGCACGATTATGTTTGAGAGGCTCGCACAAGCAGGTGTCCCGAACCATTTTATTCAGAAAATTTCTGATAATGAGCAATTAGTCAAGGCGGTAACCATTGTGCCAATTGAAGTCATCGTTCGAAATATCGCAGCGGGCAGCATGGCGAAGCGACTCGGACTTGAAGAAGGCCGTGCGCTTAAGCAACCAATTGTCGAATTTTGCTACAAACGCGATGATTTAGGTGATCCTTTAATAACCGTTGACCACGTGTATGAGCTCGAACTGGCAACACCTGAAGAGGTTAGCCTCCTCACAACAATGGCTCTTAAAGTGAATCAAGTTCTCATTAATTATTTTAATGATTTTAATATCACCTTAGTTGATTTTAAGCTTGAATTCGGTCGTTTAAAGGAAACGGGCGAACTTGTCTTAGCAGATGAGGTGTCTCCAGATACTTGTCGTCTTTGGGATAAAACAACGGGGGAACGTTTAGATAAAGATGTGTTCCGAAAAAACATTGGGAACCTACAAGAAGCTTACGGAAAATTACTCGAGAGGATCGGTGGAAACGCATGA
- the purB gene encoding adenylosuccinate lyase — protein MLERYARPEMSRIWTDQNKFEAWLEVEILACEAWAELGVIPKEDVIKLRENASFSIDRILEIEQETRHDVVAFTRAVSETLGDEKKWVHYGLTSTDVVDTALSYLLKQANEILLKDLVRFLDVIKEKAIEHKTTIMMGRTHGVHAEPTTFGLKMALWYEEMKRNIERFKQAAETVRVGKLSGAVGTYANIDPFVEAYVCEKLGLEPAPVSTQTLQRDRHAHYMSTLALIATSIEKFAVEIRGLQKSETREVEEFFAKGQKGSSAMPHKRNPIGSENMTGIARVIRGYMLTAYENVPLWHERDISHSSAERIILPDATIALNYMLNRFSNIVKNLTVFPENMKRNMQRTHGLIFSQRLLLSLVDKGLSRESAYDRVQPLAMKAWETETPFKSLVEKDEVITSHLSQAEIEDCFDPTYHLKNVEKIFERLGLTEEAVKN, from the coding sequence ATGTTAGAACGTTATGCAAGACCAGAAATGAGCCGAATCTGGACGGACCAAAATAAATTTGAAGCTTGGTTAGAGGTTGAAATCCTCGCCTGTGAAGCATGGGCTGAGCTTGGTGTCATTCCAAAAGAAGATGTGATCAAGCTTCGTGAAAATGCCTCGTTTTCAATTGACCGTATTCTTGAAATTGAACAAGAAACGCGTCATGATGTCGTCGCCTTTACTCGGGCGGTTTCGGAAACATTAGGCGATGAGAAGAAATGGGTGCACTACGGTTTGACCTCAACAGATGTTGTGGATACCGCTCTCTCTTATTTATTAAAACAAGCAAATGAGATTTTATTAAAGGATCTCGTCAGATTTCTTGACGTGATTAAAGAAAAAGCCATTGAGCATAAAACCACGATTATGATGGGACGCACGCACGGGGTTCACGCAGAGCCGACAACATTTGGTCTGAAGATGGCGCTCTGGTATGAAGAAATGAAGCGTAATATTGAAAGATTTAAACAAGCGGCTGAAACCGTTCGAGTTGGTAAATTATCAGGGGCAGTTGGAACCTATGCCAACATTGATCCATTTGTTGAAGCGTATGTCTGTGAGAAGCTAGGCCTAGAGCCAGCACCTGTTTCGACCCAAACCCTTCAGCGCGACCGTCATGCCCATTACATGTCAACGCTCGCTCTCATTGCAACTTCTATTGAGAAATTTGCGGTGGAAATTCGCGGCTTACAAAAATCAGAAACACGTGAGGTAGAGGAGTTCTTTGCTAAAGGGCAGAAGGGTTCTTCGGCAATGCCGCATAAACGCAATCCGATCGGCTCTGAAAATATGACCGGGATCGCCCGAGTCATCCGCGGTTATATGCTGACAGCTTATGAAAATGTACCGCTTTGGCATGAACGGGATATTTCCCACTCATCAGCTGAGCGCATTATTCTTCCTGATGCAACAATCGCTTTAAATTATATGCTTAATCGTTTCTCTAACATTGTGAAAAACTTAACGGTGTTCCCAGAAAATATGAAACGTAACATGCAACGGACACACGGCCTCATTTTCTCACAACGTTTGCTTCTAAGCTTAGTTGACAAAGGGCTCAGCCGTGAGAGTGCTTATGACCGCGTTCAACCGCTCGCCATGAAGGCTTGGGAAACTGAAACACCGTTTAAGTCACTCGTTGAAAAAGATGAAGTGATTACGTCTCACCTAAGTCAGGCTGAGATTGAAGATTGCTTTGATCCAACCTACCATCTTAAAAATGTCGAGAAAATTTTTGAACGGCTTGGGCTGACTGAAGAAGCTGTAAAGAACTAA
- the purK gene encoding 5-(carboxyamino)imidazole ribonucleotide synthase: MTTYQVIPPGRTIGILGGGQLGKMMAMSAKQMGYRVIVLDPASDCPCAQVCDEIIAAAYDDRAAAKKLVERSDVITYEFENVDLDVARYIEEAGYLPQTSKLLAITQNRLNEKESLTQAGLKVAPYKKVVSKESLTEAVQALGLPAVLKTVQGGYDGKGQLVIRTEAELEEAYDWLDEERVYVLEQWVRFTKELSVMVVRHPSGEIKTFPVAENTHRNNILHQSTIPASVSQEIAAKAEQAARTIAQDMSLVGALGVEMFLTEEDEVFVNELAPRPHNSGHYTIEACEFSQFEQHIRAICSLPLGHINLFKPAVMVNILGQHLHGVLQALPTWKHAHLHLYGKDEAKMNRKMGHITILTEDIDQTLNDLDQTKIWLD; this comes from the coding sequence TTGACAACCTATCAAGTGATACCGCCCGGAAGAACGATTGGGATTTTGGGAGGGGGACAGCTTGGTAAGATGATGGCGATGTCAGCTAAGCAAATGGGCTATCGAGTAATCGTTTTGGACCCCGCCTCAGACTGTCCATGTGCCCAAGTATGTGATGAGATCATTGCCGCAGCTTACGATGATAGGGCAGCTGCCAAGAAACTTGTCGAACGCTCTGACGTGATCACTTATGAATTTGAAAATGTTGATTTAGACGTTGCACGCTATATTGAAGAAGCGGGTTATTTACCGCAGACGAGTAAGTTGTTAGCCATTACGCAGAACCGTTTAAATGAAAAAGAAAGCTTAACGCAGGCCGGGTTAAAAGTCGCTCCATATAAAAAAGTGGTGTCGAAGGAGTCCTTAACGGAAGCTGTTCAGGCACTAGGTCTTCCGGCGGTGTTGAAAACCGTCCAAGGGGGCTATGATGGGAAAGGACAGCTTGTTATAAGAACAGAGGCAGAGTTAGAGGAAGCATATGATTGGCTGGATGAGGAACGCGTCTATGTCTTAGAACAGTGGGTCCGTTTTACGAAAGAACTTTCGGTCATGGTCGTCCGACACCCATCTGGAGAAATAAAAACCTTTCCGGTTGCTGAAAATACACATAGAAATAATATTCTTCACCAAAGCACCATTCCGGCAAGTGTAAGTCAAGAAATAGCGGCTAAAGCCGAACAAGCGGCAAGAACGATCGCTCAGGACATGAGCCTGGTCGGGGCACTTGGAGTTGAAATGTTTTTGACGGAAGAGGATGAGGTTTTTGTTAATGAGCTGGCACCTCGGCCGCATAACTCCGGGCATTACACGATTGAGGCTTGCGAATTTTCTCAATTTGAACAACATATTCGAGCGATTTGTTCACTCCCGCTTGGGCATATAAACTTGTTCAAACCAGCTGTTATGGTGAACATTCTTGGCCAGCATCTCCATGGCGTTCTACAGGCGCTTCCAACATGGAAGCATGCCCATCTCCATTTATATGGGAAGGATGAGGCAAAGATGAATCGCAAAATGGGCCATATCACGATATTGACTGAAGATATAGACCAAACATTAAATGATTTGGATCAAACCAAAATTTGGTTGGATTAA
- the purE gene encoding 5-(carboxyamino)imidazole ribonucleotide mutase: MQPEVGVIMGSRSDWETMQEACLILEALEIPYEKQIVSAHRTPDLMFEYAETARQRGLKVIIAGAGGAAHLPGMVAAKTTLPVIGVPVESKALKGLDSLLSIVQMPGGVPVATVAIGKAGAKNAGLLAVQVLSAFSEAIAQKLEAYRQDMRQAVLESGEAF, translated from the coding sequence ATGCAGCCAGAGGTTGGCGTTATTATGGGAAGTCGGTCTGATTGGGAAACGATGCAGGAGGCTTGTCTCATATTAGAAGCTTTAGAGATTCCTTATGAGAAGCAGATTGTTTCGGCCCACAGGACACCTGACCTTATGTTTGAGTATGCTGAAACAGCCCGTCAAAGAGGATTAAAGGTCATTATTGCGGGGGCAGGAGGCGCGGCACATCTGCCAGGCATGGTAGCCGCCAAAACGACGTTACCTGTCATAGGTGTTCCTGTTGAATCGAAAGCTTTAAAAGGGCTTGATTCACTGCTTTCTATCGTACAAATGCCGGGCGGTGTCCCTGTTGCGACGGTGGCCATTGGAAAAGCAGGAGCCAAGAATGCCGGCTTATTAGCCGTTCAAGTTTTGAGTGCTTTTTCAGAAGCGATCGCTCAGAAGTTAGAGGCTTATAGACAAGACATGAGACAAGCGGTTTTAGAAAGCGGTGAAGCGTTTTGA
- a CDS encoding NETI motif-containing protein → MAKEKKRRYSVDDYNGSISECLSAIEKDGYEPIGRFEKPLFREGKKGPEYVKQVIIYETVPKTEH, encoded by the coding sequence ATGGCAAAAGAAAAGAAAAGGCGCTATTCGGTGGATGATTATAATGGTTCGATTAGTGAGTGTTTGTCAGCTATTGAAAAGGATGGCTATGAGCCAATAGGTCGTTTTGAAAAACCTTTATTTCGTGAGGGAAAAAAGGGACCTGAGTACGTTAAACAAGTCATTATTTATGAAACGGTTCCAAAAACCGAACATTAA
- a CDS encoding Hsp20/alpha crystallin family protein, whose amino-acid sequence MAEGKNDWKHTVNQFLGKDFWHDFQDLFSKEWPTYNLYESESSFICQIALPGLKELGDVTVSIDNTKLLIRGNAHYHLSGYSIVSEELLKGSFEREIVFPSPVQTEPVEATYRKGMLIIQLQKLKGQEISEIIIEEED is encoded by the coding sequence GTGGCTGAAGGAAAAAACGACTGGAAGCATACCGTCAACCAATTTCTTGGAAAAGATTTCTGGCATGATTTCCAAGATCTCTTTTCAAAAGAATGGCCCACTTACAACCTCTATGAATCCGAATCTAGTTTTATTTGTCAAATCGCACTTCCAGGTCTTAAAGAGCTTGGCGATGTTACAGTATCGATCGATAACACCAAACTGTTAATCCGCGGGAATGCCCACTATCACTTGAGCGGTTACTCCATTGTCAGTGAAGAACTCCTAAAGGGGAGCTTTGAACGAGAAATTGTGTTCCCTAGTCCTGTGCAAACAGAACCGGTAGAAGCGACTTACAGAAAAGGCATGCTGATCATCCAGCTCCAAAAACTGAAAGGACAAGAAATAAGCGAGATTATCATCGAAGAAGAAGATTAG
- a CDS encoding NCS2 family permease, protein MKNQNAIARYFQFDELGTTFGREVIGGVTTFLAMAYILFVNPVVLGAANMDTHAVFTATALSAAIGTLIMGILAKYPVAIAPGMGLNAFFTYTVCIGMKIPWETAIAGVFIAGVIFVIITIFKIREMIINAIPEDLKRATAAGIGLFIAFIGLQDSKIVVKNPDTLVQIGSFHNPGVLLTLFGVIVTVLFMVRGIQGGVFYGMVLTAILGVILALLGINDKVNPVSIPSNVVSSIPSLKPIFGVAITHLGDINSFNLIVVVLTFLFVGFFDTAGTLMAIANQAGILKDNKLPRAGRALFSDSISIVIGSILGTSPTTAYVESSSGVASGGRSGFSAVITAILFLLAMFFSPLLGVVTSDVTAPALIIVGVLMASSLKDIAWSRLEIAIPAFLTIAMMPFTYSITTGIAFGFVVYPITMIVRGRIKELNPIMYILFIIFIIFLPVLAK, encoded by the coding sequence ATGAAGAATCAAAATGCAATTGCACGTTATTTTCAGTTCGACGAGCTTGGCACGACTTTTGGTCGTGAAGTAATCGGCGGGGTTACGACCTTTTTGGCGATGGCTTATATCTTGTTCGTTAACCCGGTTGTTCTTGGTGCGGCAAATATGGATACTCATGCTGTATTTACAGCAACGGCTTTATCCGCTGCGATCGGCACGCTTATCATGGGGATTTTAGCTAAGTATCCCGTTGCAATTGCACCAGGTATGGGTTTAAATGCCTTCTTTACCTATACCGTTTGTATCGGTATGAAAATTCCTTGGGAAACCGCCATTGCAGGTGTGTTTATCGCAGGGGTCATCTTCGTTATTATTACTATTTTTAAAATTCGTGAAATGATTATTAATGCCATCCCAGAAGATTTGAAACGGGCTACGGCTGCTGGGATTGGACTTTTCATTGCCTTTATCGGACTGCAAGATTCTAAAATTGTTGTGAAAAACCCCGATACTTTGGTTCAAATTGGAAGTTTTCACAATCCAGGTGTTCTTTTAACTCTATTCGGTGTTATTGTCACGGTTCTCTTCATGGTTCGCGGGATTCAAGGCGGCGTGTTCTATGGAATGGTATTAACGGCTATTCTTGGCGTTATTCTGGCTCTATTAGGAATCAATGATAAGGTCAATCCAGTTTCAATCCCGTCTAACGTTGTTTCAAGTATTCCAAGTCTTAAACCAATCTTTGGTGTGGCCATTACGCATTTGGGTGATATTAATTCTTTCAATTTAATTGTCGTTGTTTTAACGTTCTTGTTTGTTGGTTTCTTTGATACAGCGGGTACGCTAATGGCGATTGCAAACCAAGCAGGGATTTTGAAAGATAATAAATTACCTCGTGCCGGTCGTGCGCTATTCTCAGATTCCATTTCTATTGTTATCGGTAGTATTTTAGGGACTTCCCCAACGACGGCTTATGTGGAATCCTCTTCTGGTGTAGCATCAGGGGGACGAAGCGGATTTTCAGCTGTGATCACAGCTATTTTGTTCTTGCTGGCGATGTTTTTCTCACCGCTTTTAGGAGTCGTAACATCCGATGTAACAGCTCCAGCGCTTATTATTGTCGGCGTGTTAATGGCGTCTTCTTTGAAGGATATAGCATGGAGCAGGCTTGAAATTGCGATTCCAGCTTTCTTGACAATCGCGATGATGCCATTTACGTATAGTATCACAACAGGTATTGCATTTGGATTTGTTGTTTATCCAATCACCATGATTGTCCGTGGTCGCATTAAAGAATTGAATCCAATCATGTATATCTTATTTATCATCTTTATCATTTTCTTACCGGTTCTTGCTAAATAA
- the guaA gene encoding glutamine-hydrolyzing GMP synthase, translating to MEQHDKIIVLDFGGQYNQLIARRIRDLGIYSELKSNTLTAEDLLKEKPKGIIFSGGPNSVYGEGAPSCDPKLFELGIPVLGICYGMQLMSAQLGAKVSKANHREYGKAMIQAKSDHVLYKGQPAEQSVWMSHGDLVEAPPAGFEVIASSSSCPVAAMANDELKLYGVQYHPEVRNSEYGNELLQHFVFDVCGCKATWTMEHFIEEKVQEIREQVGNKNVLCALSGGVDSSVAAALVHQAIGDQLTCVFVDQGLLRKGEAEGVVKTFRGQFHMNLIKVDAKERFLNKLAGVSDPEKKRKIIGNEFIYVFEEEAKKLTDISFLVQGTLYTDIVESGTATAQTIKSHHNVGGLPEDMMFDLIEPLNTLFKDEVRKLGTELGLPDEIVWRQPFPGPGLGIRVLGAVTEEKLEIVRESDAILREEIKLAGLDRDIWQYFTVLPDIKSVGVMGDGRTYDYCLAIRAVTSIDGMTSDWARIPWEVLEKISTRIVNEVAHINRVVYDITSKPPATIEWE from the coding sequence ATGGAACAGCATGATAAAATTATCGTTCTTGATTTTGGGGGACAATACAATCAATTAATTGCAAGACGGATTCGTGATTTAGGGATATATAGTGAATTAAAGTCGAATACCTTAACGGCAGAAGACCTTCTGAAAGAGAAGCCTAAAGGCATTATTTTCTCAGGTGGTCCGAATAGTGTCTACGGTGAAGGAGCGCCAAGTTGTGATCCTAAGCTATTTGAATTAGGGATTCCCGTTCTAGGTATTTGCTACGGGATGCAGCTTATGAGTGCCCAATTAGGTGCCAAAGTGTCAAAGGCTAATCATCGTGAATATGGAAAAGCGATGATTCAAGCCAAATCAGATCATGTTCTGTACAAAGGACAACCTGCTGAGCAGAGCGTGTGGATGAGCCATGGCGATCTTGTAGAAGCACCGCCGGCGGGTTTTGAAGTCATTGCGTCCAGTTCCTCTTGTCCGGTTGCAGCTATGGCAAATGACGAACTCAAGCTTTATGGTGTCCAATATCATCCTGAAGTACGAAACAGTGAATATGGAAATGAACTCCTGCAGCATTTTGTTTTTGATGTGTGCGGATGCAAAGCCACATGGACAATGGAACATTTCATTGAGGAGAAAGTCCAAGAGATTCGTGAGCAAGTAGGCAATAAGAATGTCTTATGCGCTCTTAGCGGCGGAGTGGATTCATCGGTGGCAGCGGCGCTCGTTCATCAGGCAATTGGTGACCAATTGACTTGTGTGTTCGTTGACCAAGGCTTGCTTCGAAAGGGAGAAGCAGAAGGCGTTGTTAAGACCTTCCGCGGTCAATTTCACATGAATCTTATTAAGGTTGACGCGAAGGAGCGGTTCCTTAATAAGCTTGCCGGGGTCTCAGATCCTGAAAAGAAAAGAAAAATCATCGGTAATGAATTTATTTATGTGTTTGAAGAAGAGGCGAAGAAGCTTACGGATATTTCTTTCTTGGTTCAAGGAACACTCTATACAGACATTGTCGAAAGCGGAACAGCGACGGCTCAAACCATTAAATCCCATCATAACGTTGGCGGACTCCCTGAGGATATGATGTTTGATCTCATTGAGCCTCTCAATACCCTTTTCAAAGACGAGGTTCGAAAGCTTGGAACCGAATTAGGCCTTCCTGATGAGATTGTTTGGCGTCAGCCTTTCCCAGGACCTGGTCTTGGGATTCGCGTCCTTGGGGCTGTAACTGAAGAAAAGCTTGAAATTGTTAGAGAATCCGATGCGATTCTTCGCGAAGAGATCAAGTTAGCGGGGCTTGACCGAGACATCTGGCAATATTTTACCGTATTGCCAGACATCAAAAGTGTTGGTGTTATGGGAGACGGCCGCACCTATGACTACTGTCTCGCTATTAGGGCTGTGACGTCTATCGATGGAATGACCTCTGATTGGGCTCGTATTCCGTGGGAGGTCCTTGAGAAGATCTCAACGCGGATTGTCAATGAAGTCGCTCATATTAACAGAGTGGTTTATGATATTACGTCTAAGCCGCCAGCTACAATTGAGTGGGAATAA
- a CDS encoding transglutaminase-like domain-containing protein: protein MRQASTHRLFSLVLYILGFLLFWEWLRPLAVISDGTDISYFVCFAAFSFFLSYMRLSFWLSFPAKLIGVAYALHILYFYHTSFFDVSWLQYFYSDFTENIAFMFGGNWVGMTSLFRSFLFFILLWVVSYLMHYWLIQARKLFLFFFVTIIYLTILDSFTMYHANAAIVRTMLIGLILIGLLRLANIQEREQTTFEKGSWPISWFLGLISLVIVSLVLGFAAPKADAQWPDPTPFITKAANGYPGSGKAEQKIGYDSDDTHLGGAFQMDNTLVFTADSRYEHYWKIETKNTYTGKGWTNVPNQSYQNLVSTKDLDSFDSLKAYESDTKTKKLTDKIHVSLANFSQLVYGGDPLSISGLSNDTLRLNTTSGKLEPEQGENLVTPHDYTVTYNYPTFSVPLLQKVTDNSKDPETIQETYLQLPDELPQRVKDLAKKITAGKTNRYDKAEAIVTYLNGTSFTYDTTDVPVPKKNQDYVDQFLFESKKGYCDNFSSSMVVMLRSLGIPARWVTGFAPGKYQETVNSTTDQYQIRESDAHSWVEVYFPGSGWVPFEPTKGYTNTYPFSYTDPSAKQASVTPAKAKTHTPDKTDVQKPNQQPKPEDHSAAPTVGTHKLFPHLKGKTVFELVSLLIIVIGGIVTFIIKTRRKWLPIIWKLRYSNRTEDSTLDIAFDKLLKLLALTGYEKKASQTLREYALEIDRVFGTYDMVKLVRQIERNRYAAASSISWVDSKEFWENMINRLRA from the coding sequence GTGCGACAAGCTAGTACCCATCGTTTGTTCTCTTTGGTCCTCTATATATTAGGTTTTTTATTGTTCTGGGAGTGGTTGAGACCCCTTGCTGTTATCTCAGATGGAACCGACATTAGTTATTTTGTTTGCTTTGCCGCCTTTTCATTTTTCTTGTCCTATATGAGATTATCTTTTTGGCTCTCGTTTCCGGCCAAACTTATTGGCGTCGCTTATGCGCTCCATATTCTTTATTTCTACCATACATCTTTTTTTGATGTCTCTTGGCTTCAATACTTTTACTCGGATTTTACTGAGAATATCGCCTTCATGTTTGGGGGCAACTGGGTGGGGATGACCAGCTTATTTCGTTCTTTCTTGTTTTTTATCCTCCTGTGGGTGGTCAGTTACCTCATGCATTATTGGCTCATCCAAGCACGCAAGCTTTTTCTCTTTTTCTTTGTAACGATCATCTATTTAACAATCCTCGATTCATTTACGATGTATCACGCGAATGCGGCTATCGTTCGCACCATGCTGATTGGATTAATTTTAATTGGGCTCCTTCGCCTAGCAAATATCCAAGAAAGGGAGCAGACAACATTTGAGAAAGGCAGTTGGCCAATTTCTTGGTTTCTAGGGTTAATTAGTCTTGTTATTGTCTCACTTGTTCTAGGATTTGCGGCTCCAAAAGCGGATGCCCAGTGGCCGGATCCAACTCCGTTTATTACGAAGGCAGCAAACGGCTATCCGGGTTCTGGCAAAGCCGAACAGAAGATTGGTTATGACTCGGACGACACCCATTTAGGCGGGGCGTTCCAAATGGATAATACATTGGTATTCACCGCCGATAGCCGTTACGAGCACTATTGGAAGATAGAGACAAAGAATACCTATACTGGTAAAGGATGGACAAACGTACCTAATCAGTCCTATCAAAATCTTGTGTCGACAAAAGACCTTGATTCCTTTGATTCTTTAAAGGCGTACGAATCGGATACTAAAACGAAAAAGCTCACCGATAAAATTCATGTGAGTTTAGCGAACTTCTCTCAATTGGTTTACGGCGGTGATCCCTTATCGATATCTGGGCTCTCGAACGATACGCTTCGTTTAAATACAACTTCAGGAAAACTTGAACCTGAGCAAGGTGAAAATCTGGTCACGCCGCATGATTACACGGTGACTTACAATTATCCAACCTTTTCGGTGCCGCTTTTACAAAAGGTAACTGATAATTCTAAGGATCCTGAGACGATTCAAGAGACCTATCTCCAGCTTCCTGATGAACTCCCTCAGAGAGTGAAGGATTTGGCTAAGAAGATTACGGCTGGAAAAACGAATCGTTATGATAAAGCGGAAGCGATTGTCACTTACTTGAACGGAACAAGCTTTACTTACGATACAACAGATGTTCCTGTTCCGAAAAAGAATCAAGATTATGTGGATCAGTTTTTATTTGAAAGCAAAAAAGGTTATTGTGATAATTTTTCTAGTTCGATGGTTGTCATGCTGCGATCATTAGGTATTCCTGCTAGATGGGTAACGGGGTTTGCGCCGGGAAAATATCAAGAGACCGTGAACTCAACGACCGATCAGTATCAGATCAGAGAATCGGATGCTCATTCATGGGTAGAGGTTTATTTTCCAGGGTCAGGGTGGGTCCCGTTTGAGCCTACGAAAGGGTACACGAATACCTATCCATTCAGTTATACGGATCCAAGTGCTAAACAAGCGTCTGTCACACCGGCAAAAGCGAAAACCCATACACCAGATAAAACGGATGTACAGAAGCCCAATCAACAGCCAAAGCCAGAAGATCATTCTGCCGCTCCAACCGTTGGCACTCACAAGTTGTTCCCTCATCTAAAAGGGAAAACGGTGTTTGAGTTAGTCTCGCTTCTTATCATTGTCATCGGAGGAATCGTCACATTTATTATCAAAACGCGGCGGAAATGGCTGCCGATTATATGGAAGCTTCGTTACAGTAACCGCACAGAAGACAGTACATTAGATATAGCATTTGATAAATTGCTGAAGTTGCTTGCACTCACAGGCTATGAGAAGAAAGCCTCGCAAACACTAAGAGAATATGCGTTAGAAATTGATCGGGTCTTTGGAACCTATGATATGGTCAAACTTGTCCGACAAATAGAGCGAAACCGTTATGCAGCTGCAAGTTCCATTTCATGGGTTGATTCGAAGGAATTTTGGGAAAATATGATTAATAGATTACGTGCTTGA
- a CDS encoding DUF58 domain-containing protein, with the protein MLNRLRNLSARQQIVFGAMGQILLFIIAFSYAMFQGGFVSWFVFYSYLPVFLNAMLVLFYPLRDIKMNRVIHKGELFGGESLTLTIEISRKLAFPLFYLVVQDQLPKRLLQKEPHRKKEKTKGLFSLGFKRRVSFTYQLSDMPRGDYRFTEIELRTGDFFGFIQKKRTVSLDNSVVVYPRVQTLDEWKPVELAFGGSHRSKKQFEQDLTSFSSIRDYLPGDRLSWLDWKATARANRLVTKQFDYPMNRDMIVVLDCFGVAQAENRGNFERSVSLAASLLDRITRFGASVGFIAIGNQSAFFEMSNQARAKWQILNYLVGVEPNGEGTSSFTLSKYLQRLPHHASIVYVTTQSNEKDSQLLYDIASRGMPVELFFVNDALLESQRKALLARLNTQSIITHQIKDNQFNQDLKVGGSRATS; encoded by the coding sequence ATGCTTAATCGATTGAGAAATCTAAGTGCAAGACAGCAAATCGTATTTGGTGCGATGGGTCAAATTTTATTATTTATTATAGCCTTCTCTTATGCCATGTTCCAGGGAGGATTTGTCAGCTGGTTTGTTTTCTACAGTTATCTTCCTGTTTTTCTCAATGCCATGCTCGTTCTTTTTTACCCGTTAAGAGATATAAAAATGAATAGAGTGATTCATAAGGGTGAATTGTTCGGCGGGGAATCTCTGACTCTTACCATTGAGATCAGTCGAAAGCTCGCTTTTCCTCTTTTTTACTTAGTGGTACAGGATCAGCTTCCAAAACGGCTTCTTCAAAAAGAACCGCATCGGAAGAAAGAGAAGACGAAAGGGTTATTTTCTCTTGGGTTTAAGAGACGTGTTTCGTTTACTTATCAATTAAGCGATATGCCTAGAGGGGATTATCGTTTTACAGAAATTGAACTTAGGACGGGAGATTTTTTTGGTTTTATTCAAAAAAAGCGGACTGTATCTCTTGATAATTCAGTCGTCGTTTATCCGAGAGTACAGACATTGGATGAATGGAAACCGGTGGAGTTGGCATTCGGCGGCAGTCATCGGTCCAAGAAGCAATTCGAGCAAGACCTGACTTCTTTTTCTAGTATTCGTGATTATTTGCCAGGGGACCGTTTGAGCTGGCTCGATTGGAAGGCAACGGCACGAGCGAATCGCTTAGTCACCAAGCAATTTGATTACCCAATGAATCGAGATATGATCGTGGTGCTGGACTGCTTTGGGGTGGCACAGGCTGAAAATAGGGGAAATTTCGAGAGAAGCGTCTCTTTGGCAGCTTCACTTCTTGATCGGATTACCCGATTCGGCGCTTCAGTAGGGTTCATCGCAATTGGCAACCAATCGGCTTTTTTTGAAATGAGTAACCAAGCGAGGGCTAAATGGCAGATTCTGAACTATTTGGTAGGGGTTGAACCGAATGGGGAGGGGACGTCTTCCTTTACGCTTTCTAAATACCTTCAAAGACTCCCGCATCACGCATCAATCGTGTATGTCACCACTCAAAGCAATGAAAAAGATAGTCAATTGTTGTATGACATTGCTTCGCGCGGAATGCCGGTTGAACTCTTTTTTGTAAATGATGCCCTGCTTGAATCACAAAGGAAAGCCTTATTGGCAAGACTGAACACTCAAAGTATTATTACACATCAAATTAAAGACAATCAGTTTAATCAAGATTTAAAGGTGGGTGGTTCTCGTGCGACAAGCTAG